In Nostoc sp. GT001, a genomic segment contains:
- the thrS gene encoding threonine--tRNA ligase gives MSPNSSNQSQQSEQVEKIYLPRTSESENLKKIRHTASHVMAMAVQKLFPKAQVTIGPWIENGFYYDFDSPEPFSENDLKAIKKEMAKIINRKLAVIREEVSREEAERRIQEIKEPYKLEILADIKNEPITIYHLGNEWWDLCAGPHLENLSELNPKAIELESVAGAYWRGDETKAQLQRIYATAWESPEQLTEYKRRKEEALRRDHRKLGKELGLFIFSDQVGPGLPLWTPKGTLLRSTLEDFLKQEQIKRGYQQVVTPHIGRVDLFKTSGHWQKYKDDLFPMMAENEEAAAQEQGFVLKAMNCPFHIQIYKSELRSYRELPMRLAEFGTVYRYEQSGELGGLTRVRGFTQDDAHIFVTPEQLDSEFLKVVDLILSVIKTLQLGNFKARLSFRDPASDKYIGSDEAWNQAENAIRRAVETLGMEHFEGIGEAAFYGPKLDFIVSDALEREWQLGTVQVDYNLPERFDLEYVAEDGVRKRPVMIHRAPFGSLERLIGILIEEYAGDFPLWLAPVQARLLPVGDTQLDFAKDVVTKMRALGIRAEVDTSGDRLGKQIRNAEKEKIPVMAVVGAKEVETNTLSIRTRASGELGVIAVDEVVDKMKDAIAKFENF, from the coding sequence ATGTCGCCAAATTCATCAAATCAGTCACAACAGTCAGAACAAGTTGAAAAAATTTATTTACCGCGTACCAGCGAATCGGAGAACTTAAAAAAGATTCGCCACACTGCTTCCCATGTAATGGCAATGGCAGTACAAAAGCTGTTTCCCAAGGCACAAGTTACAATCGGCCCTTGGATTGAAAACGGTTTTTACTACGACTTCGACAGTCCAGAACCATTTAGTGAAAACGATCTCAAAGCCATCAAGAAAGAGATGGCGAAGATTATCAATCGCAAACTGGCAGTAATTCGGGAAGAAGTCAGCCGCGAAGAAGCCGAACGCCGGATTCAGGAAATTAAGGAACCTTACAAGCTAGAAATTCTGGCAGATATCAAAAACGAACCAATCACGATTTACCACCTGGGGAATGAATGGTGGGATTTGTGCGCGGGGCCTCATCTGGAAAATCTCAGTGAATTAAACCCGAAAGCAATTGAACTAGAAAGTGTTGCTGGCGCTTATTGGCGTGGGGATGAAACCAAAGCCCAATTACAACGCATCTACGCCACCGCTTGGGAAAGTCCAGAACAACTCACTGAATATAAGCGACGTAAAGAAGAAGCACTGCGGCGAGATCACCGGAAACTGGGTAAGGAACTGGGATTATTTATATTTTCTGACCAAGTGGGGCCGGGTTTACCTTTATGGACACCCAAAGGCACTTTGTTAAGGAGTACTTTAGAAGACTTCCTCAAACAAGAACAGATCAAACGTGGCTACCAGCAGGTTGTCACCCCTCACATTGGCAGAGTGGATTTATTTAAAACCTCTGGACACTGGCAGAAATATAAAGACGATCTGTTCCCAATGATGGCAGAAAATGAGGAAGCTGCTGCACAGGAACAAGGCTTTGTTCTCAAAGCCATGAATTGCCCTTTTCACATCCAAATATATAAGAGCGAGTTGCGTTCCTATCGGGAACTACCGATGCGGTTAGCAGAATTTGGTACTGTTTACCGCTACGAACAATCAGGAGAACTGGGCGGTTTAACACGGGTGCGGGGTTTCACTCAAGATGATGCCCATATATTTGTCACTCCAGAACAGTTAGACAGCGAATTCCTCAAGGTAGTGGATTTGATCTTGTCAGTGATTAAGACTTTGCAATTGGGGAATTTCAAAGCACGACTGAGTTTCCGCGATCCAGCTAGTGATAAGTATATTGGTTCCGATGAAGCTTGGAACCAGGCTGAAAATGCAATTCGCCGGGCTGTTGAAACCTTGGGGATGGAGCATTTTGAGGGAATTGGGGAAGCAGCTTTCTACGGGCCTAAACTAGATTTTATTGTCAGTGATGCCCTAGAAAGGGAGTGGCAATTAGGAACTGTGCAGGTAGATTACAATTTGCCAGAACGCTTTGATTTGGAGTACGTCGCCGAAGATGGTGTTCGCAAACGTCCAGTGATGATTCACCGTGCGCCTTTTGGTTCGCTGGAAAGGTTGATTGGGATCTTAATTGAAGAATATGCAGGGGATTTCCCTTTGTGGTTAGCGCCAGTGCAAGCTAGATTACTACCCGTGGGTGATACACAGCTAGACTTTGCTAAAGATGTGGTAACGAAAATGAGAGCGTTAGGCATCCGTGCAGAAGTTGATACCAGTGGCGATCGCTTGGGTAAACAAATTCGCAATGCAGAGAAAGAAAAAATACCCGTAATGGCGGTGGTAGGAGCTAAGGAAGTGGAAACTAACACTTTGAGTATCCGTACCCGCGCCTCTGGAGAATTGGGAGTTATAGCTGTAGATGAGGTGGTAGATAAAATGAAGGATGCGATCGCTAAGTTCGAGAATTTCTAA
- a CDS encoding DUF2605 domain-containing protein, whose product MSDSNLPGPELLKTVLDPLLEDFQHWFTRSRHLLETEELSFMSHQEQSDLLLRVKQAQDELNTAKMLFNATDKQVGIDMATLMPWHELVTECWNVAMRFRQGREV is encoded by the coding sequence ATGTCAGACTCAAATTTACCAGGGCCAGAGTTGCTGAAAACGGTTTTAGATCCGCTGCTGGAAGATTTTCAGCATTGGTTTACGCGATCGCGCCATTTACTCGAAACTGAGGAACTATCATTTATGAGTCACCAAGAGCAATCTGACTTGCTCTTGCGGGTTAAGCAAGCGCAGGATGAACTAAATACGGCGAAGATGCTATTTAATGCAACTGATAAACAAGTTGGAATTGATATGGCAACGTTAATGCCTTGGCATGAATTAGTAACAGAATGCTGGAATGTCGCAATGCGCTTTCGTCAAGGACGTGAAGTCTAA
- a CDS encoding DUF2973 domain-containing protein: protein MLHLLYILAFTILAFIAVGNLIRNLIMFSFDRERTYPTNSSPMNNQGNYGYYSSKRQFVPHPELLDSAGNLIKEPLLIMRSINVEDARQHLDALYEASPGNKRDNSEEA from the coding sequence ATGTTACACCTGCTTTACATTCTTGCTTTTACAATCCTTGCATTTATAGCTGTTGGCAACTTAATTCGTAACCTGATTATGTTCAGTTTTGATCGGGAGCGAACTTACCCGACAAATTCCTCGCCAATGAATAATCAAGGCAACTATGGTTATTATTCATCAAAGAGACAATTTGTACCCCATCCAGAGTTATTAGATAGCGCTGGAAACTTAATTAAAGAGCCACTTTTGATAATGCGTTCAATTAACGTTGAAGATGCACGTCAACATCTTGATGCACTTTACGAAGCATCCCCAGGAAATAAAAGAGATAATTCCGAAGAAGCATAA
- a CDS encoding RusA family crossover junction endodeoxyribonuclease — protein MTRFEFIVDGPPVSQQARTRGKGNRLQDWKKTVRQEAEKYWSSEQKTATGLVMLQITYFYDYDQIDVDNIVKPIQDAIKGLAYVDDNQVSDLLVRKRNLSGNFTIENMTPTLAEGFARGNEFLHIVVINAPNQEVII, from the coding sequence TTGACCAGATTTGAGTTCATAGTAGATGGGCCACCAGTATCACAACAGGCTCGTACTCGCGGTAAGGGCAATCGGCTTCAAGATTGGAAAAAGACAGTGCGACAAGAGGCTGAGAAATACTGGTCTTCGGAACAAAAAACAGCTACTGGGTTGGTTATGCTCCAAATAACCTATTTCTATGATTATGATCAAATAGATGTAGACAATATAGTGAAGCCTATTCAAGATGCAATTAAAGGATTAGCCTACGTCGATGATAATCAAGTAAGCGATCTCCTAGTTAGAAAGAGGAATTTGTCAGGTAACTTTACAATAGAAAACATGACCCCGACATTGGCGGAAGGCTTTGCTCGTGGCAATGAGTTCTTACATATTGTCGTAATTAATGCTCCTAATCAGGAGGTAATTATTTGA